In one Sphingomonas carotinifaciens genomic region, the following are encoded:
- a CDS encoding MerR family transcriptional regulator, translated as MSEKLTIGKLASATGTKVETIRYYEQIGLLPAPARSAGNYRTYEGEHLRRLSFIRRARDLGFSIDQVRELMALADRREQSCMAVDVIANQHRDAITRKIADLTALAGELDVLIDSCSRNTVADCRIIEALGPSAEVEEFPVAR; from the coding sequence GTGTCTGAGAAACTGACGATCGGGAAGCTGGCCTCGGCGACGGGCACAAAGGTCGAGACGATCCGCTATTACGAGCAGATCGGCTTGCTGCCGGCACCAGCGCGGTCGGCCGGAAATTACCGGACCTACGAGGGCGAGCATCTGCGGCGCCTGTCCTTCATCCGTCGGGCGCGCGATCTCGGCTTCTCGATCGACCAGGTCCGGGAGTTGATGGCGCTCGCCGATCGTCGCGAACAATCCTGCATGGCCGTGGACGTGATCGCCAACCAACATCGGGATGCGATCACGCGGAAGATCGCCGACCTGACGGCGCTCGCGGGCGAGCTGGACGTGCTGATCGACTCCTGTAGCCGCAACACCGTGGCCGACTGCAGGATCATCGAAGCCTTGGGTCCCAGCGCGGAGGTCGAGGAGTTCCCGGTGGCTCGCTAG
- a CDS encoding SOS response-associated peptidase family protein: MCNRARMSNEPETLWGSAAKLFSERPRDNRFDPRELRPKSRNYVIREQGGERAWDVMTWDVLGGKAAWPMTNVRQLGLPQWRRLAEKPENRCLVPLTEFCEFTPDKHDLGDGKPPLKGEMWFGVTDQPVFAVAGFWQRVEGGNGFTMVTCDPNTLVAPIHPKAMITILEPEDIDTWLRGSYDEIVALQKPYDPAKMTVRGPVFPTRRPER, from the coding sequence ATGTGCAACCGCGCTCGCATGTCGAATGAGCCCGAAACCCTATGGGGATCGGCCGCGAAGCTGTTTAGCGAGCGGCCCCGCGACAACCGGTTTGACCCGCGCGAGCTGCGCCCCAAGAGCCGCAACTATGTCATCCGCGAACAGGGCGGGGAGCGAGCCTGGGACGTGATGACCTGGGACGTGCTCGGCGGGAAGGCGGCGTGGCCGATGACCAACGTGCGCCAGCTCGGCCTCCCGCAATGGCGCAGGCTGGCAGAGAAGCCGGAGAACCGCTGTCTGGTGCCGTTGACCGAGTTCTGCGAGTTCACGCCTGACAAGCACGATCTGGGCGACGGCAAACCGCCGCTGAAAGGGGAGATGTGGTTCGGCGTGACCGACCAGCCTGTATTCGCCGTCGCGGGCTTCTGGCAGCGTGTCGAGGGCGGGAACGGCTTTACGATGGTGACGTGTGACCCCAACACGCTCGTCGCGCCGATCCACCCGAAGGCGATGATTACGATCCTCGAACCTGAGGACATCGATACCTGGTTGCGCGGTAGCTATGACGAGATCGTCGCGCTGCAGAAGCCCTATGACCCCGCCAAGATGACGGTGAGGGGACCAGTCTTCCCGACCCGACGCCCCGAACGCTAG
- a CDS encoding Fic/DOC family protein, whose translation MADDPYTYPGTDTLRNRLGITDDKTLMEAERRLTLARGAEAARLTFPATTDGYRALHRHLFQDLYDWAGQDRTVNIAKGGSSFAHVPYIARELDKRFADTRAGDALKGLARDEFFDRLGNHINEINAIHPFREGNGRTMRHHAAQLARDAGHPIRIASIDKTAWMDASRHGFLTGDHRPMAAVLAEAAIRRDLAPEARIGPAGIALLPQRAPPEGQRYRVTLTKAREELDRYLPAARQQAADRLRSLIREGAPSPVIANARTELAYVRHAKGPIYQSHLLTYLGVRQVDAVITPQQTPLERVREIGAALGVQINSQQPAQLQRAVRSLERPILPPGASPGQERLAELFLKNTAEKNHADPRLAPAQTIVDDAMQKARERGESARMVNTVGESTRQLVADRIKIGAALEGASAPPSSPGTPPPDRGKDRSR comes from the coding sequence TTGGCAGACGATCCCTACACCTATCCGGGGACCGACACGCTCCGGAACCGGCTTGGGATCACGGACGACAAGACCCTCATGGAGGCCGAGCGGAGGTTGACCTTGGCGCGCGGCGCAGAAGCCGCGCGCCTCACCTTTCCAGCGACGACGGACGGCTATCGCGCCCTACATCGGCACCTCTTCCAGGACCTTTACGACTGGGCGGGTCAGGATCGCACCGTCAATATCGCCAAGGGCGGCTCCAGTTTCGCGCACGTGCCTTACATCGCGCGCGAGCTCGATAAGCGGTTTGCCGATACGCGGGCGGGCGATGCGCTGAAGGGCCTCGCCCGCGACGAGTTTTTCGACCGGCTCGGCAACCACATCAACGAGATCAATGCCATCCACCCTTTCCGCGAGGGAAACGGGCGGACGATGCGCCACCACGCGGCGCAGCTCGCCCGCGATGCCGGCCATCCCATCAGGATCGCCTCGATCGACAAGACCGCGTGGATGGACGCGTCCCGGCATGGCTTCCTCACCGGCGATCATCGGCCTATGGCCGCGGTGCTCGCCGAGGCGGCGATCCGTCGCGACCTTGCGCCCGAAGCGCGGATCGGTCCCGCCGGGATAGCCTTGCTGCCTCAACGTGCGCCGCCCGAAGGGCAGCGCTACCGGGTGACGCTGACCAAGGCCCGCGAGGAACTGGATCGCTATCTCCCGGCCGCCCGCCAGCAGGCGGCCGACCGGCTACGCAGCCTCATTCGAGAAGGCGCCCCCTCCCCGGTCATCGCCAACGCCCGCACCGAGCTGGCCTATGTCCGCCACGCCAAAGGCCCGATCTACCAGTCACACCTTCTCACCTATCTTGGCGTGCGTCAGGTCGATGCGGTCATCACCCCGCAGCAGACTCCGCTTGAGCGCGTCCGCGAGATCGGCGCGGCTCTCGGCGTCCAGATCAATTCGCAGCAGCCAGCGCAGCTCCAGCGCGCCGTTCGCTCGCTGGAGCGGCCGATCCTGCCGCCTGGGGCTTCGCCAGGCCAGGAGCGGCTCGCCGAGCTGTTCCTGAAGAACACGGCCGAGAAGAACCACGCCGACCCACGTCTCGCGCCCGCCCAGACGATCGTCGACGACGCCATGCAGAAGGCGCGCGAGCGCGGCGAAAGCGCGCGCATGGTCAACACGGTCGGGGAATCCACTCGCCAGCTTGTCGCCGACCGGATCAAGATCGGGGCCGCGCTCGAAGGGGCGTCCGCCCCGCCTTCCTCACCGGGTACACCGCCCCCGGATCGCGGGAAGGATCGGAGCCGCTAG
- a CDS encoding DUF3768 domain-containing protein: MPTPEQIDTIRRLNDAARTHPGLASLANVTMGFQALPELDRFAALVAITRFTKFDGNNDPHGEHDFGAIYKLATGAWTQDRPDDAKAVVQTVFWKIDCYDTSLTYGSDAPWNPEQTKRVLTIMLASEY; the protein is encoded by the coding sequence ATGCCGACTCCCGAGCAGATCGACACCATCCGGCGTCTCAACGATGCGGCGCGTACCCACCCTGGCCTCGCGAGCCTCGCCAACGTTACGATGGGATTCCAGGCCCTCCCCGAGCTGGACCGTTTCGCCGCGTTGGTCGCGATCACCCGGTTCACGAAGTTCGATGGCAACAACGACCCTCATGGCGAGCACGATTTCGGCGCGATCTATAAGCTCGCAACCGGCGCGTGGACGCAGGACCGTCCGGACGATGCAAAGGCGGTTGTGCAGACGGTGTTCTGGAAGATCGACTGCTACGACACGAGCCTCACCTACGGCAGTGACGCTCCGTGGAATCCCGAGCAGACTAAACGGGTGCTGACGATCATGCTGGCCAGCGAATACTAA
- a CDS encoding ArsR/SmtB family transcription factor, which yields MENELAIAALGALAQGTRLDVFRLLVRHEPDGLAAGEIARRLDVPQNTMSAHLGILARAGLVRSERHSRSIIYRADLDGLRALTLFLVKDCCAGNAELCGPLIAELAPCC from the coding sequence ATGGAAAACGAGTTAGCGATCGCGGCACTGGGGGCGTTGGCGCAGGGCACGCGCCTCGACGTGTTTCGTCTGCTGGTGCGGCACGAGCCTGACGGGTTGGCTGCAGGCGAGATCGCCCGCCGGCTGGATGTGCCGCAGAACACGATGTCGGCGCACCTTGGTATTCTGGCCCGTGCCGGCCTCGTTCGCTCCGAACGGCACAGCCGGTCGATCATCTACCGCGCCGACCTCGACGGGCTGCGCGCGCTAACGCTGTTCCTCGTCAAGGATTGCTGTGCCGGCAACGCCGAATTGTGCGGGCCGCTCATCGCCGAACTCGCTCCCTGCTGCTGA
- the arsC gene encoding arsenate reductase (glutaredoxin) (This arsenate reductase requires both glutathione and glutaredoxin to convert arsenate to arsenite, after which the efflux transporter formed by ArsA and ArsB can extrude the arsenite from the cell, providing resistance.), with amino-acid sequence MSRTDSVVDIVIYHNPECGTSRNALTMIRNAGIEPHVVEYLKTPPSRALLVELIERAGISPRELLREKGTPYAELGLGDTTLSDEALVDAMMAHPILINRPLVVSPLAVKLCRPSEAVLDLLPSGQLGAFAKEDGEQVVDASGERVG; translated from the coding sequence ATGAGCCGGACTGACTCGGTCGTCGACATCGTCATCTACCACAATCCCGAGTGCGGCACGTCGCGCAACGCGCTCACCATGATCCGCAATGCCGGCATCGAGCCGCACGTGGTCGAATATCTGAAGACCCCGCCGTCGCGCGCGCTGCTGGTCGAGCTGATTGAGCGGGCGGGCATCTCGCCGCGCGAGCTGCTGCGCGAGAAAGGCACGCCCTATGCGGAGCTGGGGCTCGGCGACACCACACTGTCCGACGAGGCGCTGGTGGACGCGATGATGGCGCACCCGATCCTCATCAACCGCCCGCTGGTCGTCTCACCCTTGGCCGTGAAGCTCTGCCGCCCGTCCGAAGCCGTCCTCGATCTGTTGCCGAGCGGGCAGCTCGGCGCGTTCGCCAAGGAGGACGGCGAACAGGTGGTGGACGCGTCCGGCGAGCGGGTCGGCTGA
- the arsB gene encoding ACR3 family arsenite efflux transporter: MSTIAPVAGPAPARAGIGTFERYLTLWVALCIVAGIGLGHLLPGLFARVASAEVARVNLIVAVLIWLMIVPMLLKIDFGALGSVRQHWKGVGVTLFINWAVKPFSMAALGTLFIGWLFAPLLPAGEGPSYIAGLILLAAAPCTAMVFVWSNLCEGEPTYTLSQVALNDVIMVFLFAPLVGLLLGVASVTVPWDTLLISVMLYIVVPVIAAQLVRRVVLTNGGQAALDRLLGRLGPVSLVSLLATLVLLFGFQGEAIVAQPLVIALLAVPILIQVYFNAGLAYWLSRRFGVAWCVAAPAALIGASNFFELAVAAAISLFGLKSGAALATVVGVLVEVPVMLSVVSIVKASRGWYERGAHA, encoded by the coding sequence ATGTCGACGATCGCCCCTGTCGCCGGACCTGCGCCGGCGCGCGCCGGCATCGGCACCTTCGAGCGCTACCTGACGCTCTGGGTGGCGCTCTGCATCGTTGCCGGCATCGGCTTGGGGCACCTTTTGCCCGGCCTGTTCGCGCGCGTTGCCTCGGCCGAGGTAGCGCGCGTCAACCTCATCGTCGCGGTGCTGATCTGGCTGATGATCGTACCGATGCTGCTCAAGATCGACTTCGGCGCGCTCGGGTCGGTCCGCCAGCATTGGAAGGGGGTGGGCGTCACACTGTTCATCAACTGGGCGGTGAAGCCCTTCTCGATGGCAGCGCTTGGCACATTGTTCATCGGTTGGCTGTTCGCGCCGCTTCTGCCCGCAGGGGAGGGGCCGTCCTACATCGCTGGCCTGATCCTGCTCGCTGCGGCACCGTGCACGGCCATGGTGTTCGTGTGGTCGAACCTGTGCGAGGGCGAGCCGACCTACACGCTGTCCCAGGTCGCGCTGAACGACGTCATCATGGTGTTCCTGTTCGCGCCGCTCGTCGGGCTGCTGCTCGGCGTCGCTTCGGTGACGGTGCCGTGGGACACGCTGCTGATCTCGGTGATGCTCTACATCGTCGTGCCAGTCATCGCCGCCCAGCTCGTGCGCCGTGTCGTGCTGACGAACGGCGGACAAGCCGCGCTCGACCGGCTGCTCGGTCGCTTGGGGCCGGTGTCGCTCGTCTCGCTGCTGGCGACGCTCGTCCTGCTGTTCGGCTTCCAGGGTGAGGCGATCGTGGCGCAGCCGTTGGTGATCGCACTGCTTGCGGTGCCGATCCTCATCCAAGTCTATTTCAATGCAGGTCTAGCCTACTGGCTCTCGCGCCGCTTCGGCGTTGCCTGGTGCGTGGCGGCGCCTGCGGCGCTGATCGGCGCATCCAACTTCTTCGAATTGGCCGTGGCGGCCGCGATCTCGCTGTTCGGGCTCAAGTCGGGCGCGGCGCTGGCCACGGTCGTCGGCGTGCTGGTCGAGGTGCCCGTGATGCTGTCGGTCGTCTCGATCGTGAAAGCATCCCGGGGCTGGTACGAGCGCGGGGCGCACGCATGA
- the arsN2 gene encoding arsenic resistance N-acetyltransferase ArsN2, which translates to MTGLRVTCLAPGELDDLAGALAAAKLPTADLAEPGRAFVRFDDDAGLVGFGGIEGEGSDRLLRSLVVLADRRGAGIGGAMLALLEGEARRLGAERLHLLTDTAAPFFRVNGYAEADRAAAPPAVAASREFTALCPASATFLVKAL; encoded by the coding sequence ATGACCGGCCTCCGCGTCACGTGTCTCGCGCCGGGCGAGCTGGATGATCTGGCCGGCGCGCTGGCAGCCGCCAAGCTGCCGACCGCCGATCTCGCCGAACCCGGCCGCGCCTTCGTCCGCTTCGACGACGACGCTGGGTTGGTCGGGTTCGGCGGGATCGAGGGCGAAGGGTCGGACCGCCTGCTCCGCTCGCTGGTGGTCTTGGCCGATCGCCGGGGCGCCGGCATCGGCGGTGCGATGCTGGCGCTGCTTGAGGGCGAGGCGCGCCGGCTCGGCGCCGAGCGGCTCCACCTTCTGACCGACACCGCGGCGCCATTTTTCCGGGTGAACGGCTATGCAGAGGCCGATCGCGCTGCGGCGCCGCCTGCGGTTGCCGCCTCGCGCGAGTTCACCGCGCTCTGCCCGGCGTCGGCCACCTTTCTCGTGAAAGCTCTTTGA
- the arsH gene encoding arsenical resistance protein ArsH — MPLRTLTDPDLLPALDPAYIRARPATGLGPLDPAPRILLLYGSLRERSFSRLATEEAARLLQLFGAETRIFDPSTLPLPDQVAGDDHPAVHELRELALWSEGQVWCSPERHGQITGIMKAQIDHLPLEMKGMRPTQGRTLAVMQVSGGSQSFNAVNTLRLLGRWMRMFTIPNQSSVAMAYKEFDETGRMKPSSYYDRIVDVMEELVRFTVLLRPHATQLVERYSERKQAGVPVDTTTDLSSIATAPQGRWR, encoded by the coding sequence ATGCCGCTTCGTACGCTCACCGATCCCGACCTCCTGCCGGCACTCGATCCAGCCTATATCCGCGCGCGGCCCGCCACAGGGCTCGGGCCGCTTGATCCGGCACCTCGGATACTCCTGCTCTACGGCAGCTTGCGTGAGCGCTCCTTCTCGCGGCTCGCCACGGAGGAAGCGGCACGCCTGCTGCAGTTATTCGGCGCGGAAACGCGGATCTTCGATCCCTCGACACTGCCGCTCCCCGACCAAGTGGCCGGAGACGATCACCCGGCCGTCCATGAGCTGCGCGAACTGGCGCTGTGGTCCGAGGGCCAAGTCTGGTGCAGCCCGGAACGTCACGGCCAGATCACCGGCATCATGAAAGCGCAGATCGATCACCTGCCGCTCGAGATGAAGGGCATGCGCCCGACCCAGGGCCGTACGCTCGCGGTGATGCAGGTGTCTGGCGGATCGCAGTCGTTCAACGCCGTCAACACGCTGCGGCTGCTCGGCCGCTGGATGCGGATGTTCACGATCCCGAACCAGTCGTCGGTCGCGATGGCCTACAAGGAGTTCGACGAGACCGGACGCATGAAGCCGTCGAGCTATTATGACCGCATCGTCGACGTGATGGAGGAGCTGGTCCGCTTCACGGTCCTGCTACGGCCACACGCGACGCAGCTCGTAGAACGCTACTCGGAGCGCAAACAGGCCGGCGTGCCGGTCGACACGACGACGGACCTGTCGAGCATCGCGACCGCGCCACAAGGCCGCTGGCGGTGA
- a CDS encoding ParB/RepB/Spo0J family partition protein, with product MAIIHPKLAQLRLSPLNQRRVKPSAVEAMADDIEAHGLLQNLVAYEDEGLLWVFAGGRRYRALKILVKRKRIKSSDTFPVELRTKEEAIELSLAENFQREDMHPADSIRAFAALRDTGMDAEEIAARFGQAVSFVYKMLRLSALAPALIDLIAKDQLSLEAARALTLTDDHSQQMKVWKAANGHAHTIRRMLTTEKVDTTSGPFLFVGREAYEAKGGTITVDLFSQGAEGFADDPELVRELAEEKLDALADEYRAIGWHEVRAALERPYDLYMKGSMYPATREPTHDEATRLTAIDAEIEAIAEAEGEDSERIDPLSDERDAITEGLRAFNREQVAVGGVALWVSHDGSLGKSFYRAKAEPKPKANHDGPVPLYSNSLFADLTRIKTRVVQEAVAADPALALDIVLDSLAGQLLHGAHSHQMAIEVQAKAVATDVAQELMATSDVLAVEDMMATRFAAIPAEGRFEAIRAMGSDDKMALLAGLVAMTVDGTVFAGGSPGQRHHQFEQIVRASGVNIASRWTAPIGLFDKMRRAAMIDLLREEVGASSAENCATIKKKADLAVNVSERLPAHWLPAPLRIGAFDRAEREPEECDADMDENGSEQEGMIDEETA from the coding sequence ATGGCTATCATCCATCCCAAGCTCGCCCAGCTTCGCCTTTCCCCGCTCAACCAGCGCCGCGTGAAGCCGTCCGCCGTCGAGGCGATGGCCGACGACATCGAAGCGCACGGGCTGTTGCAGAACCTTGTCGCCTATGAGGACGAGGGGCTGTTGTGGGTTTTTGCCGGAGGGCGGCGTTACCGCGCGCTCAAAATCTTGGTGAAGCGCAAGCGGATCAAAAGCAGCGACACCTTCCCGGTTGAGTTGCGGACCAAGGAAGAAGCCATCGAACTGTCGCTCGCCGAGAATTTCCAGCGCGAGGACATGCACCCTGCCGACAGCATCCGCGCCTTCGCCGCGCTCCGCGACACGGGCATGGACGCCGAGGAGATTGCGGCCCGGTTCGGTCAGGCGGTCAGCTTCGTCTACAAGATGCTCCGCCTGTCTGCGCTTGCCCCGGCGCTGATCGACCTGATCGCCAAGGATCAGTTGAGCCTTGAGGCCGCACGTGCGCTCACCCTCACCGACGATCACAGCCAGCAGATGAAGGTCTGGAAGGCCGCGAACGGCCACGCGCACACTATCCGCCGGATGCTCACCACCGAGAAGGTGGACACCACCAGCGGCCCGTTCCTGTTCGTCGGGCGGGAGGCTTACGAGGCCAAAGGCGGTACGATCACGGTCGACCTGTTCAGCCAAGGGGCCGAAGGCTTTGCGGACGATCCCGAGCTTGTGCGAGAACTGGCAGAAGAGAAGCTGGACGCACTCGCGGACGAGTATCGCGCTATCGGGTGGCACGAAGTCCGTGCGGCGCTCGAACGCCCTTACGACCTCTATATGAAGGGCAGCATGTACCCGGCGACGCGCGAGCCGACCCACGACGAGGCGACGAGGCTTACCGCGATCGACGCCGAGATCGAGGCCATCGCAGAGGCCGAGGGCGAGGACAGCGAGCGGATCGACCCGCTATCGGACGAGCGCGACGCGATCACCGAAGGCTTGCGCGCCTTTAATCGCGAGCAGGTTGCGGTGGGCGGCGTGGCCCTTTGGGTGTCGCATGACGGATCACTGGGCAAGAGCTTCTACCGCGCCAAGGCCGAGCCGAAACCGAAGGCGAACCACGACGGTCCCGTCCCGCTTTACAGCAACAGCCTGTTCGCCGACCTCACGCGCATTAAGACACGGGTCGTGCAGGAGGCGGTCGCGGCCGACCCGGCGCTGGCACTCGACATCGTGCTCGACAGCCTCGCGGGCCAGTTGCTCCACGGCGCGCACAGCCACCAGATGGCGATCGAGGTTCAGGCCAAGGCCGTCGCGACCGACGTGGCGCAAGAGTTGATGGCGACGAGCGACGTTCTTGCCGTGGAGGACATGATGGCGACCCGTTTCGCCGCCATTCCCGCCGAAGGCCGGTTCGAGGCGATCCGTGCCATGGGCAGCGACGACAAGATGGCGTTGCTGGCCGGGCTTGTCGCGATGACGGTGGACGGCACGGTGTTCGCGGGCGGCTCCCCCGGCCAGCGCCACCACCAATTCGAGCAGATCGTGCGCGCGAGCGGCGTGAACATCGCGTCGCGCTGGACCGCCCCCATCGGCCTGTTCGACAAGATGCGCCGTGCTGCGATGATCGACCTGTTGCGCGAGGAAGTGGGCGCGTCGAGTGCCGAGAATTGCGCCACCATCAAGAAGAAGGCGGACCTTGCCGTGAACGTGTCCGAGCGGTTGCCCGCCCATTGGCTTCCCGCCCCGCTGCGGATCGGTGCCTTTGACCGAGCGGAGCGCGAGCCGGAGGAATGCGACGCCGACATGGACGAGAACGGCAGCGAGCAGGAGGGCATGATCGACGAGGAAACGGCCTGA
- a CDS encoding ArdC family protein, with protein MARITDNRADIYQEITDQMIAMIEAGTRPWSKSWNGSTAPNIPLRSTGVPYRGINVLTLWVAAMTKGYASPHWLTFKQALALGGCVRKGEKGSTVVYANTIEVDADRGGEASDDGKRQVAFLKRYTVFNAEQIDGIEAKYPAPAPILTATNPHERDAELDTLFARVPVTVRHHGSQPYYQPSGDHVVMPEFADFHTGDDYYSTLAHELCHATGHVDRLARPTLISTKREDYAREELVAELGAAFVSGAIGIKLHDREDHAAYLASWLQALRNDKRCIFTAATQAQAAADWLLSRMSNAAMSVAA; from the coding sequence ATGGCACGGATCACCGACAACCGAGCTGACATCTACCAAGAGATCACCGACCAGATGATCGCCATGATCGAGGCGGGCACCCGGCCTTGGTCGAAATCGTGGAACGGCAGCACCGCCCCCAACATCCCGCTGCGCTCGACCGGCGTTCCCTATCGCGGCATCAACGTCCTGACCCTTTGGGTAGCGGCCATGACAAAGGGCTATGCCTCGCCGCATTGGCTGACCTTCAAGCAGGCGCTCGCGCTCGGCGGGTGCGTCCGCAAGGGCGAGAAGGGCTCAACCGTCGTTTATGCCAACACGATCGAGGTGGACGCCGACAGGGGCGGAGAAGCCAGCGACGATGGCAAGCGGCAGGTAGCATTCCTCAAGCGCTACACCGTCTTCAATGCCGAGCAGATCGACGGCATCGAGGCGAAGTATCCGGCCCCCGCGCCGATCCTCACCGCGACCAATCCCCACGAACGCGACGCGGAGTTGGACACCCTCTTTGCCCGCGTTCCCGTCACCGTCCGGCACCACGGATCGCAGCCTTATTATCAGCCGAGCGGCGATCACGTCGTCATGCCCGAGTTCGCCGACTTCCACACCGGGGACGACTATTATTCGACGCTTGCCCATGAGCTTTGCCACGCAACCGGCCACGTGGACCGGCTCGCCCGCCCCACCCTCATTTCCACGAAGCGGGAGGATTACGCCCGCGAGGAACTGGTGGCCGAGCTGGGTGCGGCATTCGTCAGCGGCGCGATCGGCATCAAGCTCCACGACCGGGAAGATCACGCGGCCTATCTGGCGAGCTGGCTGCAGGCGCTCCGCAACGACAAACGGTGCATCTTCACCGCCGCGACGCAAGCGCAGGCCGCCGCGGACTGGCTGCTCAGCCGGATGAGCAACGCGGCGATGTCGGTCGCAGCGTGA
- a CDS encoding helix-turn-helix domain-containing protein, producing the protein MAAKKQTDSSSDLRTNEKKWTKPLMDAGWTALPSVIIENQRQLGLEPLDLNIVLYLASKWWTAEGKPYPSKSTMAQAMNVHPRTIQKHIASLEAAGYIRREERRTDQGSRTNIYHLDGLIEAAKPFADEKLAEIKEKSEIKKIRQNRKGAPKLRLVKDDDA; encoded by the coding sequence ATGGCGGCCAAGAAGCAAACTGACAGCAGCTCCGATCTGCGAACGAACGAGAAGAAGTGGACCAAGCCGCTGATGGATGCGGGTTGGACGGCGCTGCCGAGCGTCATCATCGAGAACCAGCGTCAGCTTGGTCTCGAACCGCTCGATCTCAACATCGTGCTGTATCTGGCGAGCAAATGGTGGACGGCGGAAGGGAAACCTTACCCGTCCAAAAGCACCATGGCGCAAGCCATGAACGTCCACCCGCGTACGATCCAGAAGCACATCGCGAGTCTGGAGGCTGCCGGATACATCCGGCGCGAAGAGCGCCGGACCGACCAGGGGAGCCGGACGAACATCTACCATCTCGACGGACTGATCGAGGCGGCCAAACCCTTTGCGGATGAGAAGCTCGCGGAAATCAAGGAGAAGTCCGAGATCAAGAAGATCCGCCAGAACCGAAAAGGGGCTCCCAAGCTGCGCCTGGTCAAGGATGATGACGCGTGA
- a CDS encoding type II toxin-antitoxin system PemK/MazF family toxin: protein MNAHVQQPPPYVPPRVTSAPSIRQLYWCDFPQDAQLPEFWKRRPVVIVSFKNTLHGAVTVVPCSTQAQPGNKWAFPLQTTIDGRAAFAICDKLTTVAVSRLLPDKGGIARMPVPEFDDMLRLVLKWLPVPSAPVTQGEAPPPAA from the coding sequence GTGAACGCGCATGTCCAGCAGCCGCCGCCCTATGTGCCCCCGCGGGTGACGTCGGCACCGAGCATCCGGCAGCTCTATTGGTGCGACTTCCCGCAGGACGCGCAGCTTCCGGAGTTCTGGAAGCGGCGGCCTGTGGTGATCGTTTCGTTCAAGAACACGCTGCACGGCGCCGTCACGGTCGTCCCCTGCTCGACGCAGGCGCAGCCGGGCAACAAGTGGGCTTTCCCGTTGCAGACAACGATCGACGGTCGGGCAGCGTTCGCGATCTGCGACAAGCTCACGACGGTTGCGGTTAGCCGACTCCTCCCGGACAAGGGCGGCATCGCGCGGATGCCCGTGCCCGAGTTCGATGACATGCTGCGCCTGGTGCTGAAATGGCTACCGGTGCCCTCGGCACCGGTAACGCAGGGAGAGGCTCCGCCCCCCGCGGCTTAA
- a CDS encoding thermonuclease family protein, giving the protein MRLIAKGPRGQKWMMGVTFVIVAIYSISHNKEQFAEAVKTRLDSPNPRVIDGDTVDFPNGRVRIVGIDAPDDDRPELKAIATDALQRLSARDGGLICSISMFDYGLRREKQCRTDPWSYGRLNLACRFPANKASVGATMVAQGYAVDYRLFSGGAYVDLMQKAAAQRVGLWGIDYEGMRQLAIQRATVPSGCEVGTINK; this is encoded by the coding sequence ATGAGGTTGATCGCGAAAGGTCCGCGCGGTCAGAAATGGATGATGGGCGTGACATTCGTCATCGTCGCGATCTATTCAATCTCGCACAACAAAGAGCAGTTCGCCGAGGCAGTGAAAACGCGGCTCGATTCTCCGAATCCGAGAGTTATCGATGGCGACACGGTGGACTTTCCCAACGGCCGAGTACGTATCGTGGGTATCGATGCGCCGGACGACGACCGGCCAGAGCTAAAGGCTATCGCTACGGATGCCTTGCAGCGCTTGTCTGCGCGCGACGGTGGGCTGATTTGTTCAATCTCGATGTTCGACTATGGGTTGAGGCGAGAGAAACAGTGTCGGACCGATCCGTGGAGCTATGGTCGCTTGAATCTCGCCTGTCGGTTTCCCGCAAATAAGGCGAGTGTCGGCGCAACGATGGTCGCACAAGGCTATGCCGTGGACTATCGGTTGTTCTCGGGCGGTGCGTATGTCGACTTGATGCAGAAGGCCGCAGCGCAGCGCGTGGGCCTGTGGGGGATCGACTACGAAGGGATGCGTCAGCTTGCGATACAGCGCGCGACGGTTCCGTCAGGGTGCGAGGTCGGGACGATCAACAAATAG